A segment of the Microbacterium luteolum genome:
GACCGTGATCCCATCCGACGTGATCACGATCGGATCGCGGATGTACCTGCACGCGATCGTGAACGGTCCGCAGTTCGGCGCGGTGCGCTGGACGGAGCTGTGGATGTCGGACGACAACGGCGCCACCTGGCAGCACACCGGGCTGCAGTTCCCCGCCGACATGGCGGGCGGGAAGTTCCAGTGCATCACGTGGGGTCTGGGCAGCGACGGCTACGTGTACATCTACGGCACCGGATTCCAGCGCGACAAGGGCATCGTGCTCTACCGGGTGCCGTCGAACAACATGACCACGCTGTCCGCCTATCAGCCCTGGGGTTTCGCGAACGGATCCTGGGGCTGGGGAAAGCCCGTGACCGAGGTGCTGCCCGGAGGGTTCGGCGAGATGTGCCTCCGGCCCCTCGGCGGCAAATGGATCCTCACCTGCTTCAACGCCCCGGAGTACCGGATCGACGCGATGGTGCTGAACACCCCGACCGACAACCTGTACACGGCGACCAAGACGACGCTGCTGCACGGCACCGAGTGGGGGACGGAGGATGCCTCGCACGTGGCGCAGCTGTACGGCGGATACATCATCCCCGGGTCCACGCTGTCCGATCTGCACCTCAGCGTGAGCCAGTGGCACACCGGGAACAACAGCGTCTATCACTCGGAGCAGTTCCGGGTGCAGGGACTCGTGTAGGCATCCGCCCGCGGATCAGAGCTCGACGAACCCCGACACGACCACGTCGGCACGGCCGCCCACCCATACCTGATCGGCCTCCTGGCTGATCAGGATCCGTCCGCGGCGTCCGATGGCCGTGCCCTGTGCGGCGAGGTACGGGGCGCGGGCGCGACCGGTCGAGAGCAGCCACTCCGCCGCCGCGGCGTTCAGGCTGCCGGTCACGGGGTCCTCCCGCAGCGGGCCGTCGCCGTCGGTGAAGAAGGCGCGCAGCTCGAACGCGGTCTCGGCTCCTTCCGAGTGAGGGCCGATCACGCCGATGTCCCAGACTCCGGGGTGACCTGCGACATCCGGGCGGAGGTCGAGAACCGTCTCGGCGCTGTCCAGCAGCAGACCGACCCAGCCGGGGCCGTTGTCGAGCCACTCGGCGTCGACGAGCTTTTCGCGGCTGATGCCCAGGATCTCGACCAGCTCGGTGACGAGCTCGGGTGCGACGGGGCCGGAGCGCGTCCGCGGCGGCGAGGCGAAGGCCAGTCGGTCGCCGTTCACCCGCACGGGGATCAGGCCGGCGGGGCACTGCTGGATCACCGTGCCGGGGGTCGACGGCAGCCCGCCGGCATCCAGCCACGCCCTGGTCGTCCCGAGCGTCGGATGGCCCGCGAACGGGAGCTCGGTGCTCAGGCTGAAGATGCGTACGCGGTAGTCGGCTCCCGGCTCGGTCGGAGGCAGCACGAAGGTGCATTCGGAGAGGTTCGTCCACACCGAGAACCGGCGCAGGTCATCGTCGTCGAGGCCCTCCGCATCGAGAACGACGGCGACGGGGTTGCCCGTGCCCGGGGTGTCGCCGAACACATCGACCTGTCGGAATCCGCGCTGCATGTCTGGAGGATATCCGGTGGACGGAGCACTCAGCAGACGGAAAGCTCGCCTTCGTACGGTCGAAACAGGGAATGCCCCTGCTCCGCGCCTGGCGCGGTGTCCTGCCACGAAGGAACACCTCCTCATGACGAACACCACCGCCCCCTCCGCAGCCACGTCGACGGGACTCCTCGTCCTCCGCGTCGTCGTCGGTGCGATCTTCGCCGCCCACGGCGCTCAGAAGATCTTCGAGTACACCCTGCCGGGCACGATCGGCAGCTTCGCGGGCATGGGGATCCCGTTGCCCGAGATCGCGGCACCGGTCGTCGCGTTCGTCGAACTCGTCGGCGGCATCCTGCTGATCGCCGGGTTCTTCACCCGCCCGGTGGGCATTCTCCTCGCCATCGACATGGCCGTCGCACTCGTCGCCGTTCACCTTCCCGCCGGGCTCTGGGTCGGCGAGGGCGGCTACGAGTTCGTGGCCGTGCTCGGCGTCGCGGCTCTCGCGCTCGCGTTCACCGGTGCGGGGAAGTTCTCGCTCGACCGCGCTCTGCTGCGCGGACGCGTCCCGGCCTGGATCGCCTGAGGATCGCAGGGCGCTCGGGCGGCCTCAGTCCTGAGGGGCCCGGGCGGGGCTCGCGCCGATGTCCGGAACCGGAGCGGTCCCTAGGTGGACCTCCAGGTCGTCGGCCGTCGGCGTCTTCGGGCGCCGTGCGGTCGGCCGGTCGAGGTAGAACAGCGCGGTCGAGGCGATGTCATCCCGCAGCGGCAGGTACCGCCATCCGCTGCGCCAGCCGAGAGCCTGGATGTCGACCTTCGGGATGCCGGTGGCGAAGTGGATCGGGTCGAGAAGGTGCCAGCGGTACATGCCGAAGCGCTGCTGGCTCACATACAGGCCGTCCGGCCTGATCACCTGCGGCATCCCGAGATAGGGCGTCGAGAACTCGGTGTAGCCCTTCCCGGGGATGTCGAAGTTCCAGGCGCCGCCGAAGTAGTCCTCGGTGCCGGTGCCGCAGATCGTCGGGTAGTCGGTGTCGTCGTCGAGGTAGAACTTGATCTCGCCCTCGCCCCACCAGCCGTTCGAGTTCACGCCCCATGCGATGTACGTGCCGACGTACTGGCCCTGGCCTTCGATCCCCTCGAGGATGACGTGCGGGGTCAGGTCCTCCAGCGGGTTCGACCGGCGCCACTGCGCGTGGAAGTAGCCGTCGTTCGAGTAGTCGCCGCCGATCTCGTACGTCACCTGGTAGTACACGCGGACGTCGACGACGGAGGTGTTCTCGACGGTCAGGCGGGCGCCGTCCTTGAACGGCATCGGCCAGTACGAGTTGAACCCGCCATGAGGGTTCGCGGCGATCGTCTGCGAGTTCACCTGCGCGAACACGCCCCAGCCGTTGCAGAAGAAGTCGCCGTACGGCACTTCGATCGCCGGCTCGTCCGATCCGTCCCAGTAGGCGCGCAGCAGCAGCGTGCGCCAATTGTCGGTGTGCGTGGTGATCCAGATGTGCGTGATCTTGCCGGCCCCCTGGATGCTCGCGAGCTCGAGCGTCTCGCCGGCCTTGATGTCGACGCTCGGTGAGATCTTCCAGCCGGGGCCGAGGTCACGCGCGTTCCCCGCGCCCGTGCCCTCGGTCGCCCGGCCTCCGCCCCCAGCGGATCCGTCGAAGTTCTCCGGTGAGATCGAACGCGTCTGCACGGATCGCAGCGCTGCGAGGGATGCCAGGTCGGAGGTAGCAGAAGTCATGGGCGCTAATGTAATCGATTTCAGCGCAGAACTCCAGAGATCGCGTGCGTGCGCGATACTGTTGCTTCACGCCCGGCGCGACCGGGCAGGCAGTGAGGGTGCATGGCCACGATCTACGACGTCGCAGAGCTCGCGGGAGTCTCTCCCGCGACGGTCTCGCGCGTCTTCAACGGCACGAGCGTGTCGGACGAGAAGGTCGCCGCCGTCCGGGATGCCGCGGAGAAGCTGAGCTTCACTCCGAACCGCACCGCGCGCACGCTGCGCCGCCAGAGCTCCGAGGTGATCGCTCTCGTGATCCCGGACATCGAGAACCCCTACTTCACCGAGATGGCCCGCGGGGTCGAGGATGTCGCCTCCGAAGCCGGCTACTCGGTCGTGCTCTGCAACTCCGACGCCCAGATGGAGAAGGAGGCCACGTACCTCCGGATCGCGATCGCCGAGCACATGTCGGGCGTCATCATCGCGACGGCCGACGAGGGCACCAAGCTCGACACCATCCTGGCGACCGGGCGACCCATCGTGGCTGTCGACCGGAGCACGACCTACGACATCGACGGCGTCGTGATGGCGAACCGCGCCGCCGGGACCTCGGCCACCAAAGACCTGATCGACGCCGGGTACCGTCGCATCGCCTACATCGGCGGCCCTGAGCACATCGACACGGCGGCGGAGCGCGCGGCGGGATGGCGCACGGCGCTCGGCGCCGCGTATCCGGAGCTCGACCTCGATGCGCTGCAGCGATTCGAGACCTTCCGTGTCGACGGCGGCCGCGCCGCCATGGAAGACCTCCTCTCGCTGCCGGAACCGCCGGACGCCGTGGTCGCCGGAAACAACCTCATCGGCGTCGGCGCGATCCAGGTTCTCACCGAGCACGGGCTCACACCGCCCCAGGTCGGCGTCGCGGTGATCGGCTCGCTGCCCTTCACCACGCTGTCGCCCAGCGCGGTGACCGTCGTGCGGCTTCCCGCCCGGCACATGGGCGTGACCGCCGCGCGCATGCTGCTCGAGCGCATCAAGGGAGACAAGCAGCCGGCGCGGACCGTCGTGCTGCGCAACGAGGTGCAGCCAGCGAGCCCGCGGGCCTGAGCGGCCTTCGCTCAGGAAGAACCCCAGAAGCGGGTCGCCAGATTCGCGACCTCCTTGTCGAGGTCTTCGAGGCGCCGGTCGATCGATCCGAGTCGCGTGTCGACCTTCGCATCCATCGCGTCGAAGCGGGCGTCGAATTTCGCGTCCATGGCCTCGAAGCGGGCGTCGAATTTCGCATCCATGGCCTCGAAGCGGGCGTCGAATTTCGCATCCATGGCCTCGAAGCGGGCGTCGAACACTCCCTGAAGTCCTTCGAGGCGGGCTTCGATCTCTCGGCGGAATGATGTGAGCGTGCTGTCGTTCTGGCGGGTGAGCGAGGTGAGCGTGCTCTCGTTCTGGTGGGAGAGCGAGGCGAGCGTGCTGTCGTTCTGGCGGGTGAGCGAGGTGAGCGTGATCTCGTTCTGGCGGGTGAGCGAGGCGAGCGTGCTCTCGTTCTGGTGGGAGAGCGAGGCGAGCGTGCTCTCGTTCTGGTGGGAGAGCACCGTCAGTGTCTTGTGACCCTGTCGCAGCAGCAGAGAGATCACGCCGATCATCACGGCGGCGAACACGCCGATCAAAGTCCACACCTGCGGTTCGGTCATCTCCATGGCTCCATTCTGCGAACGAAAGGCCAGATTGTCACGGTATTCCGGGTGCCGACCGTCCGAATCCCACGAGCTGTGGACAACACGAATCGCGCAAGTTCGGTGCAGCAAGAGTGGCAGCCGCTTGCGCCTTGAAATCGATTTCGCGTACAGTGACGATCAGGTTTCAGGTTCCGCAGTTCGGGTTTCAAGGAGGACGCCATGCGCTGCACCCTCGGGGTGGACATCGGCACGTCCAGCAGCAAGGGCGTGCTGGTCGCCGACGACGGCGTGATCCTGGCGACCGCGACGCGTTCGCACGACGTCAGCCGCCCGCGCACGGGCTGGGTGGAGATGGACGGGCGCGTGTGGTGGGACGAGTTCGTCGCGATCGTGCGCGAGCTGCTCGCCGCGGCACCCGCCGCCGAGGTCGCGGGTGTCGGCGTGAGCGGCATGGGGCCCTGCATCCTGCTCGCGGACGACGCGGACGAGCCCGTGCGCCCCGCGATCCTGTACGGCGTGGACACCCGATCGGGGGCGCAGATCGAGCGGATGACGGCAGAGCTGGGCGTCGACGAGATCGCGCGGATCGGCGGCTCGACGCTCACCTCGCAGGCGGGCGGTCCGAAGCTGGCCTGGGTCGCCGAGGAGGATCCCGACGCCTGGGCGCGTGCACGACGCCTGTTCATGCCTGCCTCGTGGCTCGCCCGCAGGCTCACCGGCGCCTATGTCCTCGACCATCAGTCGGCGAGTCAGGTCTCCCCGCTGTACGACATCGAGAACGAGCGCTGGCACGAGCCGTGGTGGGAGAGGTACGCAGGCCGCATCGAGCAGCCGTCGCTCGCCTGGGCGGGCGATGTCGCCGGAAAGGTGACCGCGGACGCGGCATCCGCCACCGGCATTCCCGCGGGAACCGCGGTCATCACCGGCACGATCGACGCGTGGACCGAGGCGGTGAGCGTGGGTGCGCACGAGGTCGGCGACCTGATGCTGATGTACGGAACGACCATGTTCCTCGTGGCCACGGGTGCCGAGACGCTGCGCACCCCGTCGATGTGGACCACCGCCGGGGCCTTCGCCGGCACGCGGAACCTGGCCGGCGGTCTCTCCACCTCGGGCGCCCTGACGGCTTGGCTGAAGGACCTCACCGGCGCGGACTACCCCGAGCTTCTCGCGGATGCCGAGGCGTCAGGACCCGGAGCTGCGGGACTGCTTTTGCTGCCCTACTTCGCGGGGGAGCGCACCCCGATCCAGGATCCGGATGCCCGCGGCGTGATCGCGGGGCTCACGCTCGAGCACACGTGCGGTGACCTCTACCGCGCGGCGCTCGAGGCGACGGCCCTCGGCGTGCGGCACAACGTCGAGACCATGCGCGCGGCCGGGGCCGACATCCGGCGCATCGTCGCGGTCGGCGGCGGCACGCAGGGCCGGCTGTGGATGCAGGTGGTCTCCGACGTGACCGGGCTCGTCCAGGAGGTGCCGGCGACGACCATCGGCGCGAGCTACGGTGCGGCCTTCCTCGCGGCGACCGCGATCGCCGCTGCGGGGGAGGCCCCCGCGATCACCGATTGGAACCCGATCATCGAGACCATCCGCCCTGACCCGGCGCTCCGCACCTTCTACGACACCCTCTTCGACCGCTACGTGCGGCTGTACGAGGGGTCGAAGGACGTGGTGCACGAGCTGGCCGCCGCGCAGCGGGGAGCATCCGCATGAACCGGCGTGCCCGCGGCATCCCGCACACCTCGCAGGCGACGGCGTTCCCGCTCGGCGGCATCGGCACCGGCAACGTCTCGATCGGCGCCCGCGGCGAGCTGCGCGACTGGGAGTTCGAGAACCTGCCGGACAAGGGGCGGCGCAACCCGCACTCGTTCTTCGCGATCCATGCCGCGCCCGAGGGCGGCACTCCGGTGACCCGCGTGCTCGAGGCGCGGCTCACCGGTCGTCACGATGCGGATGCCGGCTACGCCTTCGACCAGCTGGCCGGTCTCCCGCGTCTCGACGGCGCCACCCTGCACGGCGAGTACCCGGTCGTCGACGTCGACTTCACCGACGCCGTCCTGCCGGTCGAGGTCTCGCTTCACGCCTTCACCCCCCTCGTGCCCCTCGACGCCGACGACTCCGGGATCCCGGCCGCCGTGCTGCGCTACCGCGTGACCAACCCCGGTGCGGTGCCCGTCGCCGTCACGGTGGTGGGCAGCGTCTCGCACACCGCCGGGCGCGGAGCCGCCGGACCCGACGCCCCGTGGGGGATGCGCGCGACGCAGACAGTGCGGTGGCGCGACGACGGCGACGTGCGCGGCCTCGACTTCGGCATCGACCTCCCGCAGGACGACCCCGGCTACGGCACACTGAGCCTCACCACGACGGATGCCGCCACCACGGCGAAGCCCCAATGGGTCACGAGCTACTGGCCCGACGGAGCGCGCCTGTTCTGGAACGACCTGACCGACGACGGGCTGCTCGCCCCGGAGCCCCGGCTCACCCTCGAGGATCGTCCCCGCGGGCTGTTCGCCGAGCTCGACGAGAGTGGGTCCCTGAGCTCGTCGAAGGGCGCTCCGCTCACCGAGGAGCAGATGCTCGCGAAGCTCCCCCGCCTGCGCACCGGCTCCCTCGGCGTCGTCCACACCCTCGCCCCGGGCGAGGCCCGCGATTTCGAGTTCGTGCTGGCGTGGAGCTTCCCGAACCGCCGGCGCGGCTGGCACGGCCACATCGTGTTCGCGGATCCTCCTGAGGACGGCCCGCTGTCGCCCATAGTCCGCAACCACTACGCGACCCTCTGGGCCGACGCCTGGTCGGCGGCGACGCATCTGCACCGTGAGCTCCCGGCCCTCGAAGGGGCGACCGATGCCTTCGTCGAGGCGCTGTACGGGAGCAGCCTCGACCCGGTGCTGGTCGACGCGATCGGGGCGAACATCGCCGCCGCGCGCTCGACGACGGGGTTCGTGCTCGAGTCCCCGAACCCCGAGCTGGGGGAGGGGCCGGTGTTCGCGGCCTGGGAGGGATCGTTCGATCACGGCGGCTCCTGCGAGGGCACCTGCACGCACGTCTGGTCGTACGCGCAGACGCTCGCCTGGCTGTTCCCCTCGCTCGAGCGGAGCGCGCGCCGGGTCGAGTACCTGCTCGAGACCGATGGCGAGGGAGCGCAGAAATTCCGCGGCAACCGCATCTTCGGCGGACCCGCGTGGTTCATGGCTCCGGCTGTCGACGGACAGCTCGGCACGCTGCTGCGCCTGCACCGGGAATGGCGGTTCAGCGGCGACGACGAGTTCCTGCGCGAGCTGTGGCCCGCGGCATCCCGCACCCTCGACTACGCGATCCGCGAATGGGACCGCGACGGCGACGGCCTGCTCGACGGCGAGATGCACAACACCTACGACATCGAGTTCCACGGCGCCGAGCCGCTCGCCAACGGCGTGTACCTGGCGGCGCTCCGCGCCGGCGTCCGGATGGCGGAGCACCTGGGCGAGCAGGAGCGGGCCCGCGCGTGGTCGACGCGCGCCGACCACGTCGCCGCGGCCATGGACGAGACGCTCTGGAACGGCGAGTACTACCGCCAGGTGATCGATGATGCCGACGCGCACCGCTACCAGTACGGCGAGGGGGTGCTCTCCGACCAGCTGCTGGGGCAGTTCCACGCCTACGTGAACGGCCTCGGGCACATCCTGCCCGCGGAGCGCGTCGGCTCCGCGCTCGCCGCGATCGTGGCGCACAACCACCGCGACGACCTCTCGGCGCATGAGAGCACGCAGCGCGTCTACGCGCTGAACGACGAGGGCGGGCTGCTGCTCGCGTCCTGGCCGCACGGCGGACGACCCGCGATCCCGTTCGTGTACTCGGACGAGGTGTGGACCGGCGTCGAGCATCAGGTCGCGGCATCCCTCCTCTTCGCCGGCCGCTACGACGACGCCCTGCTCGTCGAACGGACGCTGCGTGCCCGCTACGACGGGGGCCACCGCAGTCCGTGGAACGAGATCGAGTGCGGCAACCACTACGCCCGCTCGCTCGCGTCGTGGGCGCTGCTGCTCGGTGCGACGGGCGCGCAGTGGGATGCGCCGACGGGAGTGCTGTCGTTCGCGCCCTGCGCTTCGACAAGCTCAGCGACCCAGGGTGGAGGCTCAGCGACCCAGGGTGGAGGCTCAGGGACCCAGGGGGCCGAGAGGTTCCTGTTCACCACGGGCACGGGCTGGGGACGCGTCGAGATCGACCGCGATGCCCTCACCCTCCACCTCGACGGCGGCGAGCTCGACATCGCCGACCTGCAGCTGCACGGCCGGAGCCTCGGCCGCGGCATCCGACTCCGAGCGAGCGAATCCCAGCGGTTCCCGCTCACCACGACCCCAACACCGGAGGCATCATGACCACCTACACCCTGCCGGCCCCGGCATCCCGCCCGGCGTCTGCACCGAAGACCGCCTACCTGATCGCCTCCGGCGACCTGCGCGAATCCGCCAACACGGGCGGCTGGCCCGTGCAGGTCGAACTCGAAGCCGGCGTCACCGGTGTCTTCAACGACCTCGGCTGGACCGTCATCCGCGCCAACGAGGTCGACCCCGCGACCGGCCACGGCTTCATCTCCAGCCAGCGCATGGGCCTCGAGGTCTTCAAGAACATCCCGACGGATGCTCCGCTCATCGTCGCCGAGGCCGTGTGGCAGTACTCGCACCATGTGCTCGCTGGTCTGCGCTCGCATCAGGGGCCGATTCTCACGGTCGCGAACTTCGCGGGTGACTGGCCGGGACTCGTCGGACTGCTCGGCCTCAACGCCGGACTGACCAAGATGGACAAGCCGTACGCGTCGATCTGGTCGGTCGACTTCAGCGACGACTGGTTCAAGGCCGGCATCAAGGAGTGGACCGAGACCGGGTCGATCACGCACGACGCCTCGCACGTGCGGGCCCTGCCCGAGCTGCCGGACAGCCCCGAGAAGCAGCTCGGGGAGGCGCTCGCCGCCGAGCTGCTCGCCGAGAAGGCCATCATCGGCGTCTTCGACGAAGGCTGCATGGGCATGTACAACGCGATCTTCGACGACGAGCTGCTGAACAAGACCGGCATCTACAAGGAGCGCCTGTCGCAGTCGGCCCTGTACGCCGAGATGCTCAAGGTCTCCGAAGGCGAGGCGGATGCCGCCTACGACTGGCTGATCGACGCCGGAATGACATTCCAGTACGGCGAGGATGCCGCGACCGAGCTCACCCGCGAGCAGGTTCAGTGGCAGCTGAAGATGTACATCGCCGCCCTCCGCATCGCCGATGACTTCGGGCTCGACGCGGTCGGCATCCAGTACCAGCAGGGTCTGAAGGACCTGGTGCCCGCATCCGATCTGGCCGAGGGCATCCTGAACTCCACCGAGCGCCCGCCGGTGACCTCGCGCGACGGGTCACGCGTGCTGCACGAGGGCCGCGCGTTCCCGCATTTCAATGAGGCCGACGAGGGCGTCGCGGTCGACGCGCTCGTGACCGACCGGGTCTGGCGCGCGATGGGGCTCGTGCCAGACAACACGCTGCACGACGTGCGCTGGGGCGAGGACTTCGACGGGCAGTTCGTGTGGGTCTACGAGATCTCGGGCTCCGTGCCGGCCTCGCACCTGGGCGGATGGCAGAACGCCGAGGGCTGGCGTCAGGGGCACGTGTTCTTCCCCGCGGGCGGTGCGACGATCAACGGCGTCTCGAAGCCGGGCGAGATCGTGCTGTCGCGGGTCTTCATCGCCGACGGCATCCTGCAGGCCGACATCTTCCGGGCATCCGTCGTCGAGCTGCCGGCCGAGGAGACGCAGCGCCGCAAGGACGCCACCAACCCGGAGTGGCCGATCGCGCACGTGGTGCTGCACGGCATCTCGCGCGACCAGTTCATGGCGCGGCACAAGGCCAACCACGCCCAGCTCGTCTATGCCCCGGATGCCGAGACCGCCGACAAGGCGCTGATCGCCAAGGCCGCGATGTTCGCGGGCATGGGCATCAAGGTCAACCTCGTGGGAGACGTCGCCGTCTGACCTGAGCATCGACCCTTCACCTCGTTTCGCTTAAGCGATATAGTCGGCGGCAGGTCGCACCGATGCGGCCTGATCTCGACGTCGATGATGAAGGAGAAGATCTGCCATGAGTCAGTCACGCATCAGGAGTCACCGGTTCCGAAAAGGCCTCGCGGCCGTGGCGGGCCTCGCCGTCGCCGCAGCCGGTGCTGTCGCTGCGAGCCCGGCCGCCGCGACCGAAGCGCCCGAGAACGACCCGCAGCTCGCGGTCTATGTGGAAGTGAACTCTAACGATTTAGCGAACGTCGCCGACTACACCCTCGCCGATTCCGGGCGTGTAGCCGTGGACCTGGCGATGATCTTCGCCGCGAACATCAACTACGACGGCGAGAAGGCGAACCTGCACTTCAACGAGCGCGTGACCGAGACGCTGAACGACGCCGAGAACCAGATCCGCCCGGTGCAGGAGCAGGGAACGAAGGTGCTGCTCTCGGTGCTCGGCAACCACCAGGGCGCGGGATTCGCGAACTTCACCTCCTACGAGCAGGCCGATGCGTTCGCCGCCCAGCTCGCCGACGCGGTGACGACCTACGGACTCGACGGCATCGACTTCGACGACGAGTGGACGGAGTACGGCGCCAACGGCACGCCGCAGCCCAACGCGGAGTCGTTCGGATGGCTGGCCACGGCGCTGCGTGGTCGACTCGGCGACGACAAGATCATCAGCCTGTACGCGATCGGCCCGTCGTACACGACGACGGACTTCACGCTGTTCGATGCCGAGGGCGTGCTCGACTACGCCTGGAACCCCTATTACCCGACCTATGACGCGCCGAGGGTGCCGGGGCTCGAGGACCGCACGCGCATCGGAGCCGCGGCGATCGACCTCGCGAACACCAGTGCTGCGACAGCGGCGGACTTTGCGAACCGCACGGTCGCCGATGGCTACGGGGTCTACGTGGCGTACAACCTCACCGCGACCGATCAGTCCGCTTATCTCTCCGGCATCACGCAGGCGCTCAAGGGAGAGGCGACCGAGTACCGCGCGTCGCCGAAGGACCGCACGGCTCCGACCATCACGGTGAAGCAGGGTGCCGAGTTCACCACGGGATCCTCCGACGCGTACTCCCAGGTCAGCTTCAAGCTGTACGACGCGGGCCAGATCGATCGGCTCTTCGTCAACGGCGTGCTGAAGGACCTCACGAACAACACGTGGAGCGACCTCAACTTCGTGAAGCCGGGAGCCTTCGGGGCGGTCGCCGGAGCGAACACGCTCGAGGTGCTCGACGTCGCGGGGAACCGCACCGAGGTGTCGTTCGTGCTTGCCGGCTGATCCGCTGGTCGGCTGACCTTCCCGGTGAGTGATCAGCCCAGGTCGAACAGCTCGACCTGACGGATCGTGACCTCGGCCTCCGCCCGCACGCGGAGCGCCGAGGTCACGATGCGCGTCGCCAGGGTGAAGGGCGTCGTGCGGTTCGGCAGCAGCGCTGCCCGGTGCGTGGTGCGGACGGGAACCCACTTCTCATCCGGCCCGAGCATCTCCCAGCGGAGCGCAGAAGCGGATGCCGGAGCCACCGCCGTCATCGTGAGGTCGCTGACGCCGCGGGGCTCGGAGAACCGCCACCCC
Coding sequences within it:
- a CDS encoding DUF4185 domain-containing protein, producing METENTHGGGISRRGVLQGAAVLGAAFVAATAPAPPASAAGLTVTRIKVLAGTQSPLQYGVGATDLGIPARTPDGRMLFVFGDTWADTVGGANWRSPVALYSSTTNLNAGVTFNGCGGAGANTQGVAPQLWYYPHDAYFTTVIPSDVITIGSRMYLHAIVNGPQFGAVRWTELWMSDDNGATWQHTGLQFPADMAGGKFQCITWGLGSDGYVYIYGTGFQRDKGIVLYRVPSNNMTTLSAYQPWGFANGSWGWGKPVTEVLPGGFGEMCLRPLGGKWILTCFNAPEYRIDAMVLNTPTDNLYTATKTTLLHGTEWGTEDASHVAQLYGGYIIPGSTLSDLHLSVSQWHTGNNSVYHSEQFRVQGLV
- a CDS encoding PhzF family phenazine biosynthesis protein, whose amino-acid sequence is MQRGFRQVDVFGDTPGTGNPVAVVLDAEGLDDDDLRRFSVWTNLSECTFVLPPTEPGADYRVRIFSLSTELPFAGHPTLGTTRAWLDAGGLPSTPGTVIQQCPAGLIPVRVNGDRLAFASPPRTRSGPVAPELVTELVEILGISREKLVDAEWLDNGPGWVGLLLDSAETVLDLRPDVAGHPGVWDIGVIGPHSEGAETAFELRAFFTDGDGPLREDPVTGSLNAAAAEWLLSTGRARAPYLAAQGTAIGRRGRILISQEADQVWVGGRADVVVSGFVEL
- a CDS encoding DoxX family protein — translated: MTNTTAPSAATSTGLLVLRVVVGAIFAAHGAQKIFEYTLPGTIGSFAGMGIPLPEIAAPVVAFVELVGGILLIAGFFTRPVGILLAIDMAVALVAVHLPAGLWVGEGGYEFVAVLGVAALALAFTGAGKFSLDRALLRGRVPAWIA
- a CDS encoding glycoside hydrolase family 172 protein codes for the protein MTSATSDLASLAALRSVQTRSISPENFDGSAGGGGRATEGTGAGNARDLGPGWKISPSVDIKAGETLELASIQGAGKITHIWITTHTDNWRTLLLRAYWDGSDEPAIEVPYGDFFCNGWGVFAQVNSQTIAANPHGGFNSYWPMPFKDGARLTVENTSVVDVRVYYQVTYEIGGDYSNDGYFHAQWRRSNPLEDLTPHVILEGIEGQGQYVGTYIAWGVNSNGWWGEGEIKFYLDDDTDYPTICGTGTEDYFGGAWNFDIPGKGYTEFSTPYLGMPQVIRPDGLYVSQQRFGMYRWHLLDPIHFATGIPKVDIQALGWRSGWRYLPLRDDIASTALFYLDRPTARRPKTPTADDLEVHLGTAPVPDIGASPARAPQD
- a CDS encoding LacI family DNA-binding transcriptional regulator, coding for MATIYDVAELAGVSPATVSRVFNGTSVSDEKVAAVRDAAEKLSFTPNRTARTLRRQSSEVIALVIPDIENPYFTEMARGVEDVASEAGYSVVLCNSDAQMEKEATYLRIAIAEHMSGVIIATADEGTKLDTILATGRPIVAVDRSTTYDIDGVVMANRAAGTSATKDLIDAGYRRIAYIGGPEHIDTAAERAAGWRTALGAAYPELDLDALQRFETFRVDGGRAAMEDLLSLPEPPDAVVAGNNLIGVGAIQVLTEHGLTPPQVGVAVIGSLPFTTLSPSAVTVVRLPARHMGVTAARMLLERIKGDKQPARTVVLRNEVQPASPRA
- a CDS encoding FGGY-family carbohydrate kinase, whose product is MRCTLGVDIGTSSSKGVLVADDGVILATATRSHDVSRPRTGWVEMDGRVWWDEFVAIVRELLAAAPAAEVAGVGVSGMGPCILLADDADEPVRPAILYGVDTRSGAQIERMTAELGVDEIARIGGSTLTSQAGGPKLAWVAEEDPDAWARARRLFMPASWLARRLTGAYVLDHQSASQVSPLYDIENERWHEPWWERYAGRIEQPSLAWAGDVAGKVTADAASATGIPAGTAVITGTIDAWTEAVSVGAHEVGDLMLMYGTTMFLVATGAETLRTPSMWTTAGAFAGTRNLAGGLSTSGALTAWLKDLTGADYPELLADAEASGPGAAGLLLLPYFAGERTPIQDPDARGVIAGLTLEHTCGDLYRAALEATALGVRHNVETMRAAGADIRRIVAVGGGTQGRLWMQVVSDVTGLVQEVPATTIGASYGAAFLAATAIAAAGEAPAITDWNPIIETIRPDPALRTFYDTLFDRYVRLYEGSKDVVHELAAAQRGASA
- a CDS encoding GH116 family glycosyl-hydrolase, which translates into the protein MNRRARGIPHTSQATAFPLGGIGTGNVSIGARGELRDWEFENLPDKGRRNPHSFFAIHAAPEGGTPVTRVLEARLTGRHDADAGYAFDQLAGLPRLDGATLHGEYPVVDVDFTDAVLPVEVSLHAFTPLVPLDADDSGIPAAVLRYRVTNPGAVPVAVTVVGSVSHTAGRGAAGPDAPWGMRATQTVRWRDDGDVRGLDFGIDLPQDDPGYGTLSLTTTDAATTAKPQWVTSYWPDGARLFWNDLTDDGLLAPEPRLTLEDRPRGLFAELDESGSLSSSKGAPLTEEQMLAKLPRLRTGSLGVVHTLAPGEARDFEFVLAWSFPNRRRGWHGHIVFADPPEDGPLSPIVRNHYATLWADAWSAATHLHRELPALEGATDAFVEALYGSSLDPVLVDAIGANIAAARSTTGFVLESPNPELGEGPVFAAWEGSFDHGGSCEGTCTHVWSYAQTLAWLFPSLERSARRVEYLLETDGEGAQKFRGNRIFGGPAWFMAPAVDGQLGTLLRLHREWRFSGDDEFLRELWPAASRTLDYAIREWDRDGDGLLDGEMHNTYDIEFHGAEPLANGVYLAALRAGVRMAEHLGEQERARAWSTRADHVAAAMDETLWNGEYYRQVIDDADAHRYQYGEGVLSDQLLGQFHAYVNGLGHILPAERVGSALAAIVAHNHRDDLSAHESTQRVYALNDEGGLLLASWPHGGRPAIPFVYSDEVWTGVEHQVAASLLFAGRYDDALLVERTLRARYDGGHRSPWNEIECGNHYARSLASWALLLGATGAQWDAPTGVLSFAPCASTSSATQGGGSATQGGGSGTQGAERFLFTTGTGWGRVEIDRDALTLHLDGGELDIADLQLHGRSLGRGIRLRASESQRFPLTTTPTPEAS